A segment of the Toxorhynchites rutilus septentrionalis strain SRP unplaced genomic scaffold, ASM2978413v1 HiC_scaffold_29, whole genome shotgun sequence genome:
CAGTTTCATTCATCGTTTGTACTGGAAAGCATCATACAATAATTCAGAAAAATGACTGGccgtggtaaaggaggaaaaggacTGGGAAAAGGAGGAGCCAAGCGTCATCGTAAGGTTCTTCGTGATAACATCCAGGGTATCACAAAGCCCGCCATCCGTCGTTTGGCTCGTCGTGGAGGAGTGAAGCGTATTTCCGGTCTTATTTACGAGGAAACTCGTGGAGTGCTGAAAGTATTCCTGGAAAACGTAATCAGAGATGCTGTTACCTATACGGAACACGCCAAACGAAAGACCGTTACCGCAATGGACGTTGTGTACGCTTTGAAACGCCAAGGTCGTACTCTCTACGGATTTGGAGGTTAAATGATATACTTTTGCGTAGGTttcaacaaaacggcccttttcagggccacgatATTT
Coding sequences within it:
- the LOC129781932 gene encoding histone H4, which codes for MTGRGKGGKGLGKGGAKRHRKVLRDNIQGITKPAIRRLARRGGVKRISGLIYEETRGVLKVFLENVIRDAVTYTEHAKRKTVTAMDVVYALKRQGRTLYGFGG